Proteins encoded by one window of Pseudomonas sp. PSKL.D1:
- a CDS encoding DUF4160 domain-containing protein, translated as MVLSDATIALYTLPIPTIHRLSNCSICMYANDHAPPHFHLRFSDGRQALIAIEDLSLLTGLGSAKVMKRELSEAMDWASQNKPQLRAKWRELNE; from the coding sequence ATGGTACTTTCAGATGCAACCATTGCACTCTATACTTTGCCTATTCCTACGATTCACCGGCTGTCCAATTGCTCGATTTGTATGTACGCCAATGATCATGCGCCACCTCATTTCCATCTGCGATTCAGTGATGGTCGTCAGGCATTGATTGCCATTGAAGATCTGTCATTGTTGACTGGATTGGGGAGCGCCAAGGTAATGAAACGAGAGTTGAGCGAAGCGATGGATTGGGCCTCGCAGAACAAGCCTCAGCTGCGCGCCAAGTGGAGGGAGTTGAACGAATGA
- a CDS encoding serine acetyltransferase produces MNLNNLFECWQLEVANKKRPGRRISLLFCALRRARKDNKLRFLFAFRLAQYLDRRGGVAKAYARRMQQRLNLKYAVDIDIGAQIGPGFRIAHLPGVVITRHVSIGRNFLIRQNCSIGIKTLGLDAYALSIGDNVSLGAGSCIVADRISIGDDVVIGAMSLVVRDIPGGMTFYNPRQRSVRPRE; encoded by the coding sequence GTGAACCTAAACAACCTGTTCGAGTGTTGGCAATTGGAAGTCGCCAACAAGAAAAGGCCAGGACGCCGCATCAGCCTGCTCTTCTGTGCCCTGCGCAGGGCGCGCAAAGACAACAAGCTGCGCTTTCTCTTTGCCTTTCGCCTGGCCCAGTACCTGGATCGCCGTGGCGGCGTGGCCAAGGCCTACGCCCGGCGTATGCAGCAGCGGCTGAACCTCAAGTACGCCGTGGACATCGACATCGGTGCACAGATTGGCCCCGGCTTTCGCATCGCCCATTTGCCGGGCGTGGTGATTACCCGGCATGTGAGCATTGGGCGCAACTTCCTCATTCGTCAAAACTGCTCGATTGGTATCAAGACCTTGGGGTTGGATGCGTATGCGTTAAGCATTGGCGACAACGTCAGCCTGGGGGCCGGAAGCTGCATTGTGGCGGACCGGATCAGCATTGGTGACGATGTGGTGATTGGGGCGATGTCGTTGGTGGTGCGGGATATTCCGGGCGGGATGACGTTTTACAATCCGCGGCAGAGGTCGGTTCGGCCGAGAGAATGA
- a CDS encoding Lrp/AsnC family transcriptional regulator produces MTEARPITLDEIDRQLIALLQINARESVATLARQLGIARTTVNSRLARLEKGKVITGYGVRLGQRLIDGGLQAYVGIKVQPRSGKEVVRRLSAMGQVQQLCAVSGEFDYVAWLRSDSPEQLDQLLDQIGNVEGVEKTTTSIILSSKVDRG; encoded by the coding sequence ATGACTGAAGCTCGCCCGATCACCCTCGACGAAATCGACCGCCAGCTGATTGCCCTGCTGCAGATCAACGCCCGCGAAAGCGTCGCCACCCTCGCCCGCCAACTGGGTATCGCGCGGACCACGGTCAACTCGCGCCTGGCGAGGCTGGAAAAAGGCAAGGTCATCACCGGTTATGGCGTACGCCTGGGCCAGCGTTTGATCGACGGCGGCTTGCAGGCCTATGTGGGGATCAAAGTGCAGCCTCGCTCCGGCAAGGAAGTGGTCAGGCGCCTGAGTGCAATGGGCCAGGTGCAGCAGCTGTGCGCGGTGAGTGGCGAGTTTGACTATGTGGCGTGGTTGCGCAGCGACTCACCCGAGCAACTGGACCAGTTGCTGGACCAGATAGGCAATGTCGAGGGGGTCGAGAAGACGACGACGTCGATCATCCTGAGCAGCAAGGTGGATCGCGGTTAG
- a CDS encoding flavin monoamine oxidase family protein, whose product MNKNNRHPADGKKPITIFGPDFPFAFDDWLEHPAGLGSIPLERQGEEVAIVGAGIAGLVAAYELMKLGLRPVVYEASKLGGRLRSQAFNGTDGIIAELGGMRFPVSSTAFYHYVDKLGLETKPFPNPLTAASGSTVIDLEGQTYYAEKVSDLPKLFHEVADAWADALESGAQFADIQQAIRDRDVPRLKALWNKLVPLWDDRTFYDFVATSRSFAQLSFQHREVFGQVGFGTGGWDSDFPNSMLEIFRVVMTNCDDHQHLIVGGVEQVPQGIWRHVPQRCAHWPEGTSLSSLHGGAPRTGVKRIARAADGRLAVTDNWGDTRHYGAVLATCQSWLLTTQIDCEESLFSQKMWMALDRTRYMQSSKTFVMVDRPFWKDKDPHTGRDLMSMTLTDRLTRGTYLFDNGDDKPGVICLSYAWMSDALKMLPHPVEKRVQLALDALKKIYPKTDIAGHIIGDPITISWEADPHFLGAFKGALPGHYRYNQRMYAHFMQQDMPAEQRGMFIAGDDVSWTPAWVEGAVQTSLNAVWGIMNHFGGRTHPDNPGPGDVFDEIGPIALAD is encoded by the coding sequence ATGAACAAGAACAACCGCCACCCCGCCGACGGCAAAAAGCCCATCACCATCTTCGGCCCGGACTTCCCGTTTGCCTTTGACGACTGGCTGGAACACCCGGCGGGCCTGGGCAGCATCCCGCTTGAACGCCAGGGTGAAGAGGTTGCGATTGTCGGGGCAGGCATAGCAGGCCTGGTCGCTGCCTACGAACTGATGAAACTGGGCCTCAGGCCCGTGGTGTACGAGGCCTCCAAACTGGGTGGCCGCCTGCGATCACAGGCGTTCAACGGCACTGATGGCATCATCGCCGAGCTTGGCGGCATGCGCTTCCCGGTGTCATCCACCGCCTTCTATCACTACGTGGATAAGCTCGGCCTGGAAACTAAACCCTTCCCCAACCCCTTGACCGCCGCCTCCGGCAGCACGGTGATCGACCTGGAAGGGCAAACGTACTACGCCGAAAAGGTCAGCGACCTGCCCAAGCTGTTCCACGAAGTGGCTGACGCCTGGGCCGACGCACTGGAAAGCGGTGCCCAGTTCGCTGACATCCAGCAGGCGATCCGCGACCGTGACGTGCCGCGCCTGAAGGCGCTCTGGAACAAACTGGTGCCGTTGTGGGACGACCGCACTTTCTACGATTTTGTTGCCACCTCGCGTTCGTTCGCTCAGCTGAGCTTCCAGCACCGGGAGGTGTTCGGCCAAGTCGGCTTCGGCACCGGCGGCTGGGACTCGGACTTCCCCAACTCCATGCTGGAAATCTTCCGCGTGGTAATGACCAACTGCGATGATCACCAACACCTGATCGTCGGCGGTGTGGAGCAGGTACCGCAAGGCATCTGGCGCCATGTGCCGCAACGATGCGCTCACTGGCCTGAAGGCACCAGCCTGAGCTCGCTGCATGGCGGCGCGCCACGTACGGGTGTAAAGCGAATCGCCCGGGCCGCCGATGGCCGCCTGGCAGTGACTGACAACTGGGGTGACACCCGCCATTACGGCGCCGTGCTGGCCACCTGCCAAAGCTGGCTGCTGACCACCCAGATCGACTGCGAAGAGTCGCTGTTCTCGCAAAAAATGTGGATGGCCCTGGACCGCACCCGCTACATGCAGTCGTCAAAAACCTTCGTCATGGTCGACAGGCCGTTCTGGAAGGACAAAGACCCGCACACCGGCCGCGACCTGATGAGCATGACCCTCACTGATCGCCTGACGCGCGGCACGTACCTGTTCGACAACGGTGACGACAAGCCGGGGGTGATCTGCCTGTCGTACGCATGGATGAGCGACGCACTGAAGATGCTGCCGCACCCAGTGGAAAAGCGCGTACAACTGGCCCTGGATGCATTGAAAAAGATCTACCCGAAAACCGACATCGCCGGGCATATCATCGGCGACCCGATCACCATTTCCTGGGAAGCCGACCCGCACTTCCTTGGCGCCTTCAAAGGTGCCTTACCCGGCCATTACCGTTACAACCAGCGCATGTACGCGCACTTCATGCAGCAAGACATGCCCGCCGAGCAACGTGGCATGTTCATCGCGGGCGATGACGTGTCGTGGACACCCGCCTGGGTGGAGGGCGCCGTGCAGACCTCGTTGAATGCCGTGTGGGGTATCATGAACCACTTTGGTGGCCGCACCCACCCGGACAACCCGGGCCCTGGCGACGTGTTCGACGAGATCGGGCCGATTGCCCTGGCCGACTGA
- a CDS encoding carbon-nitrogen hydrolase family protein, translated as MRIALYQGTPQPLDVPGNLQRLRHRAHLAAEQGAQLLVCPEMFLSGYNIGLAHVERLAEAEDGPSAMEVVEIAQAHRIAIVYGYPERGEDGAIYNSVQLIDAHGRSLCNYRKTHLFGELDRSMFSAGADHFPVVEFEGWKVGLLICYDIEFPENARRLALNGAELILVPTANMAPYDFVCQVTVRSRAQENQCYLVYANYCGAEGEIQYCGQSSIIGPDGGVLAMAEREECQLQAELKRETLMKGREAFPYLKDLRQELHLRRS; from the coding sequence ATGCGCATCGCTCTGTACCAAGGCACCCCGCAACCGCTGGACGTGCCTGGCAACCTGCAACGGCTGCGCCACCGGGCGCACCTGGCTGCCGAGCAGGGTGCGCAGTTGCTGGTGTGCCCGGAAATGTTCCTGAGCGGCTACAACATCGGTTTGGCGCACGTCGAGCGCCTGGCCGAGGCCGAAGATGGCCCATCGGCCATGGAGGTGGTCGAGATTGCCCAGGCGCACCGCATCGCGATTGTCTACGGCTACCCGGAGCGCGGCGAAGACGGCGCGATCTACAACAGCGTGCAATTGATCGACGCCCATGGCCGCAGCCTGTGCAACTACCGCAAGACGCATTTGTTTGGCGAACTGGACCGGTCGATGTTCAGCGCGGGGGCGGATCATTTTCCTGTTGTGGAGTTTGAAGGCTGGAAGGTCGGGCTGCTGATCTGCTACGACATTGAGTTCCCGGAAAACGCTCGGCGCCTGGCGTTGAACGGTGCCGAGCTGATCCTGGTGCCCACGGCCAACATGGCGCCTTACGACTTCGTCTGCCAGGTAACCGTGCGCTCACGGGCGCAGGAAAATCAGTGCTACCTGGTGTACGCCAACTACTGTGGCGCGGAAGGCGAAATCCAGTACTGCGGGCAAAGCAGCATCATCGGGCCGGATGGCGGTGTACTGGCCATGGCTGAGCGGGAAGAGTGCCAGTTGCAGGCAGAGCTGAAGCGCGAAACCCTGATGAAAGGGCGTGAGGCATTTCCCTATTTGAAGGACCTGCGTCAAGAGCTGCATCTGCGCAGAAGCTGA
- the pqqF gene encoding pyrroloquinoline quinone biosynthesis protein PqqF yields MRHTTRHITLASGLQLSLRHAPHLKRAAAALRVHAGSHDAPAKWPGLAHFLEHLFFLGTARFPLEDGLMRYVQAVGGQVNASTRERTTDFFFEVPPTSLAGGLERLCQMLTSPDLGIDRQRREREVIHAEFIAWSRNPQAQLQFARLQSAAPGHPLSGFHAGNRYSLPLQDAAFQEALAGFHQRYYQGGQITLSLCGPQCLDELEQLGKAYAEQFVAGERVTQLPPPPLASTASGLVFTHNALPAGAEQALELLIAYLSDSRPGSWLNAVQQRGWVRDFTPESLYAFAGQMLWHVGLQLTSDDFLDEAQALLNGWFGFIRQCDPAQLNAGFGVLQLSREHCASALELARRDGTNQPFAALDAQGLHALKVLLDSLPYREHGQWQLPPAEPLLSTDLPSQRDRRQPAALAVSQQLPAARQHAALYLRWQVKSPVRKALFEVLEHTLQPLQQRCQRASLQLQFSAMGDHWQLRCSGMPAGVIRAVDEALTCLQSPINWQPTGHSKPALIPIRALLQQLPAAMCGTKQKHLPASRPDRAMLEEAWLSSQWHGLASGFDNTSMEALNAVLQGCPGRAGIPMPVPTWHGRHWLHQEVPGSEHALLLFCPLPPARQAAGRLLAQLLQGPVYQRLRVELQLGYAVFSTFRQIEGLGGLLFGVQSPHATQAEILQHLRDVLARGASLTPATRTTLAAQYDEPAMGNDDIAEWAWQTHLATQPDDLQALRKSILGTEQSDIDQLLLDLLHGNSTWICLANSGAPDLSWH; encoded by the coding sequence ATGCGTCACACCACCCGCCACATCACACTCGCCAGCGGCCTGCAACTGAGCCTGCGCCACGCCCCGCACCTCAAGCGTGCGGCCGCCGCCCTGCGGGTGCATGCTGGTAGCCACGATGCACCGGCCAAATGGCCTGGCCTGGCACATTTCCTTGAGCATCTGTTCTTCCTTGGCACTGCGCGCTTCCCGCTGGAAGACGGCCTGATGCGCTACGTCCAGGCAGTAGGTGGCCAGGTCAATGCCAGCACGCGCGAGCGCACTACCGATTTTTTCTTCGAGGTGCCACCCACCAGCCTGGCCGGTGGCCTGGAGCGCCTGTGCCAGATGCTGACCTCGCCAGACCTTGGCATCGATCGCCAGCGCCGTGAGCGCGAGGTGATTCACGCCGAGTTCATCGCTTGGTCACGCAACCCGCAGGCGCAACTGCAATTCGCCCGGTTGCAGTCAGCAGCACCCGGCCATCCGCTTAGCGGTTTCCATGCGGGTAACCGCTACTCGCTACCGTTGCAGGATGCGGCCTTTCAAGAGGCCCTCGCAGGTTTTCACCAGCGCTACTACCAGGGTGGCCAGATCACCCTGAGCCTTTGCGGCCCGCAATGCCTGGACGAACTGGAGCAGCTTGGCAAAGCGTACGCGGAGCAATTCGTCGCGGGCGAGCGCGTTACCCAATTGCCACCGCCCCCCTTGGCGAGTACGGCATCTGGCTTGGTGTTCACCCACAATGCCCTCCCGGCAGGTGCAGAACAGGCACTTGAGTTGCTGATCGCCTACCTGAGCGATAGCAGGCCCGGCAGTTGGTTGAATGCGGTCCAGCAACGTGGCTGGGTGCGAGATTTCACCCCTGAATCGCTCTATGCCTTCGCTGGGCAAATGCTGTGGCACGTCGGCCTGCAACTGACCTCTGACGACTTTTTAGACGAGGCTCAAGCCCTGCTGAACGGCTGGTTCGGCTTCATTCGGCAGTGCGACCCGGCCCAACTGAACGCCGGCTTCGGTGTGTTGCAGCTCAGCCGCGAACACTGCGCCAGTGCGCTTGAGCTGGCCCGCCGTGATGGCACAAACCAACCCTTCGCGGCACTGGATGCCCAAGGCCTGCATGCCCTGAAAGTACTGCTCGACAGCCTGCCATACCGTGAGCACGGGCAATGGCAGTTGCCGCCAGCAGAGCCTTTGCTGAGTACCGACCTGCCATCGCAAAGGGATCGACGCCAACCAGCCGCACTGGCGGTGAGCCAACAACTTCCCGCCGCTCGCCAGCATGCCGCGCTGTACCTTCGATGGCAGGTGAAATCACCCGTACGCAAAGCCTTGTTCGAAGTACTCGAACACACGCTGCAGCCACTGCAGCAGCGGTGCCAGCGCGCCTCGCTGCAATTGCAATTCAGCGCCATGGGCGATCACTGGCAATTGCGCTGCAGCGGTATGCCTGCTGGCGTAATTCGGGCCGTTGATGAGGCGCTGACCTGTTTGCAGTCTCCTATCAACTGGCAACCAACTGGCCATTCAAAGCCCGCGTTGATACCGATCCGAGCATTGCTCCAACAGTTGCCAGCTGCCATGTGCGGCACGAAGCAGAAGCACTTACCGGCGTCCCGGCCTGACCGGGCGATGCTCGAAGAAGCGTGGTTGAGCAGCCAGTGGCACGGCCTGGCTTCAGGTTTCGACAACACCTCAATGGAAGCACTGAATGCGGTACTGCAGGGATGCCCAGGCCGGGCCGGCATCCCAATGCCAGTACCCACCTGGCACGGCCGGCATTGGTTGCACCAGGAAGTGCCCGGCAGTGAACATGCGCTGCTGCTGTTCTGCCCGCTGCCGCCAGCCAGGCAAGCCGCTGGCCGACTGCTCGCACAGCTGCTGCAAGGGCCGGTTTACCAACGGTTGCGGGTAGAGCTGCAATTGGGCTATGCGGTATTCAGTACCTTCCGTCAGATAGAAGGCTTGGGTGGCCTGCTGTTCGGCGTGCAGTCTCCCCATGCCACTCAGGCAGAGATCCTTCAGCACTTACGAGATGTCCTGGCCCGGGGCGCGTCCCTTACTCCAGCCACCCGCACAACGCTGGCCGCTCAATACGACGAACCCGCCATGGGCAATGACGACATCGCCGAATGGGCGTGGCAGACACACCTGGCTACACAACCCGACGACCTGCAGGCGCTACGCAAGTCTATTCTGGGCACAGAGCAAAGCGACATCGACCAATTGTTGCTAGACCTTTTACACGGCAACAGCACCTGGATTTGCCTGGCCAACAGCGGTGCGCCGGATCTGTCATGGCACTGA
- the pqqA gene encoding pyrroloquinoline quinone precursor peptide PqqA, translated as MWTKPAYTDLRIGFEVTMYFANR; from the coding sequence ATGTGGACCAAACCTGCATACACTGACCTGCGTATCGGCTTCGAAGTCACCATGTACTTCGCCAACCGCTAA
- the pqqB gene encoding pyrroloquinoline quinone biosynthesis protein PqqB produces the protein MYIQILGSAAGGGFPQWNCNCVNCKGYRDGTLRATARTQSSIALSDDGEHWILCNASPDIRAQLQAFAPMQPARALRDTGINAIVLLDSQIDHTTGLLSLREGCPHQVWCTDMVHQDLTTGFPLFNMLSHWNGGLQWNRIELEGSFVIAACPNLRFTPFPLRSAAPPYSPHRFDPHPGDNLGLLVEDTRTGGKLFYAPGLGQVDDKLLTMMHDADCLLVDGTLWEDDEMQRRGVGTRTGREMGHLAQNGPGGMLEVLDGFPRQRKVLIHINNTNPILDEDSAERAEVQRRGVEVAFDGMSIEL, from the coding sequence ATGTACATCCAGATTCTCGGTTCCGCCGCCGGCGGAGGCTTCCCGCAGTGGAACTGCAACTGCGTCAACTGCAAGGGCTACCGCGATGGCACCTTGCGCGCCACCGCGCGTACCCAGTCGTCGATCGCTCTGTCCGATGACGGTGAGCACTGGATCCTGTGCAACGCTTCGCCCGATATCCGTGCACAGCTGCAAGCCTTCGCGCCCATGCAGCCAGCCCGGGCCCTGCGCGACACCGGCATCAATGCCATCGTGCTGCTCGACAGCCAGATCGACCACACCACCGGCCTGCTCAGCCTGCGCGAGGGCTGCCCGCATCAGGTCTGGTGCACCGACATGGTCCACCAGGACCTGACCACCGGTTTTCCGCTGTTCAACATGCTCAGCCACTGGAACGGTGGCCTGCAGTGGAACCGCATCGAGCTGGAAGGCAGCTTCGTCATTGCTGCATGCCCTAACCTGCGGTTCACCCCGTTCCCCCTGCGTAGCGCCGCACCGCCCTACTCGCCGCACCGCTTCGACCCACACCCTGGTGACAACCTGGGCCTGCTGGTCGAGGACACCCGTACCGGCGGCAAACTGTTTTACGCCCCCGGCCTGGGCCAGGTCGACGACAAACTGCTGACGATGATGCACGACGCCGACTGCCTGCTGGTGGACGGCACGCTGTGGGAAGACGACGAGATGCAGCGTCGTGGCGTCGGCACCCGCACCGGCCGCGAGATGGGCCACCTGGCACAGAACGGCCCTGGCGGTATGCTCGAAGTGCTGGACGGCTTTCCACGTCAGCGCAAGGTGCTAATCCACATCAACAACACCAACCCGATCCTCGACGAAGACTCTGCGGAGCGTGCCGAAGTGCAGCGCCGCGGCGTGGAAGTGGCCTTCGACGGCATGAGCATCGAGTTGTAA
- the pqqC gene encoding pyrroloquinoline-quinone synthase PqqC, with protein sequence MSDALPMSPAEFEQALRAKGAYYHIHHPYHVAMYEGRATREQIQGWVANRFYYQVNIPLKDAAILANCPDREVRREWIQRLLDHDGAPGEDGGIEAWLRLGQAVGLDPDQLRSQELVLPGVRFAVDAYVNFARRASWQEAASSSLTELFAPQIHQSRLDSWPQHYPWIDPAGYEYFRTRLGQARRDVEHGLTITLQHYTTRAAQERMLEILQFKLDILWSMLDAMSMAYELNRPPYHTVTPERAWHKGIAL encoded by the coding sequence ATGAGCGACGCACTGCCAATGTCCCCCGCCGAGTTCGAACAGGCCTTGCGCGCCAAAGGCGCGTATTACCACATCCACCACCCGTATCACGTGGCGATGTACGAAGGCCGTGCCACCCGTGAGCAGATCCAGGGCTGGGTCGCCAACCGCTTCTATTACCAGGTGAACATCCCGCTGAAGGATGCCGCCATCCTGGCCAACTGCCCGGACCGCGAAGTACGCCGCGAGTGGATCCAGCGCCTGCTCGACCACGATGGCGCCCCCGGTGAGGACGGTGGCATCGAGGCATGGTTGCGGCTCGGCCAGGCCGTGGGCCTGGACCCGGACCAACTGCGCTCCCAGGAACTGGTGCTGCCCGGCGTACGCTTTGCCGTGGACGCCTATGTCAACTTCGCCCGCCGCGCCAGCTGGCAAGAGGCCGCCAGCAGCTCGCTGACCGAGCTGTTCGCCCCGCAAATCCACCAGTCGCGCCTGGACAGCTGGCCCCAGCACTACCCTTGGATCGACCCGGCCGGCTACGAGTACTTCCGCACCCGCCTGGGCCAGGCGCGGCGTGACGTGGAGCACGGCCTGACGATCACCCTGCAGCACTACACCACGCGGGCCGCCCAGGAGCGTATGCTGGAAATCCTGCAGTTCAAGCTGGATATCCTCTGGAGCATGCTTGACGCCATGAGCATGGCCTACGAGCTGAACCGCCCGCCCTACCACACCGTCACCCCAGAGCGGGCCTGGCACAAGGGGATCGCCCTATGA
- the pqqD gene encoding pyrroloquinoline quinone biosynthesis peptide chaperone PqqD: protein MSFDRKQVPNWRPGYRFQYEPAQKGHVLLYPEGMIKLNDSAGLIGGLIDGERDVAAIIAELEQQYPGVPEVADDIEQFMEVARGEHWITLA from the coding sequence ATGAGTTTCGACCGCAAACAAGTACCTAACTGGCGCCCGGGTTACCGCTTCCAGTATGAGCCCGCGCAAAAGGGCCACGTACTGCTGTACCCCGAGGGCATGATCAAGCTCAACGACAGCGCAGGCCTGATCGGCGGCCTGATCGACGGCGAGCGTGATGTGGCGGCCATCATTGCCGAACTCGAACAGCAATACCCTGGTGTGCCCGAAGTCGCCGACGACATCGAGCAATTCATGGAGGTGGCCCGTGGCGAACACTGGATCACCCTCGCCTGA
- the pqqE gene encoding pyrroloquinoline quinone biosynthesis protein PqqE, with the protein MANTGSPSPEVPVGLPLWLLAELTYRCPLQCPYCSNPLDFAEQGKELTTAQWFKVMAEAREMGAAQIGFSGGEPLVRQDLAELIGEARRLGYYTNLITSGIGLTETRIADFKKAGLDHIQISFQASDEQVNNLLAGSKKAFAQKLEMARAVKAHGYPMVLNFVTHRHNIDKIDRIIELCIALEADFVELATCQFYGWAHLNRLGLLPTREQLERAERITNEYRDKLKATGNPCKLIFVTPDYYEERPKACMNGWGSLFLTVTPDGTALPCHGARQLPVQFPNVRDHDLRHIWYDSFGFNRFRGYDWMPEPCRSCDEKEKDFGGCRCQAFMLTGDASNADPVCAKSADHGIILKAREEAQTAQLAIEEMTFRNERNSRVIARG; encoded by the coding sequence GTGGCGAACACTGGATCACCCTCGCCTGAGGTGCCGGTCGGCCTGCCGCTTTGGCTGCTGGCCGAGCTGACCTACCGCTGCCCGTTGCAGTGCCCTTACTGCTCCAACCCGCTGGACTTCGCCGAGCAGGGCAAAGAGCTGACCACCGCACAATGGTTCAAGGTGATGGCCGAAGCGCGGGAGATGGGCGCGGCACAAATCGGTTTTTCAGGTGGTGAGCCGCTGGTGCGCCAGGACCTCGCCGAACTGATCGGTGAGGCCCGCCGCCTGGGCTACTACACCAACCTGATCACTTCCGGCATCGGCCTGACCGAAACCCGCATTGCTGACTTCAAAAAAGCCGGGCTGGACCACATCCAGATCAGCTTCCAGGCCAGCGACGAGCAGGTGAACAACTTGCTGGCCGGGTCGAAAAAGGCCTTTGCGCAAAAGCTGGAAATGGCCCGGGCAGTCAAAGCTCATGGCTACCCGATGGTGCTCAACTTCGTGACTCATCGGCACAACATCGACAAAATCGACCGCATAATCGAGCTGTGCATCGCGCTGGAAGCGGATTTCGTGGAACTCGCCACCTGCCAGTTCTATGGCTGGGCGCACCTCAACCGCCTGGGTCTGCTGCCAACCCGCGAACAGCTTGAACGCGCCGAACGCATCACCAATGAATACCGCGACAAACTCAAGGCAACGGGCAACCCCTGCAAGCTGATTTTCGTCACCCCCGATTACTACGAAGAACGGCCCAAGGCCTGCATGAACGGTTGGGGCAGCCTGTTCCTCACCGTGACGCCGGACGGCACTGCCCTGCCCTGCCACGGCGCACGGCAATTGCCGGTGCAGTTCCCCAACGTGCGCGACCATGACCTGCGGCATATCTGGTACGACTCGTTCGGCTTCAACCGCTTCCGTGGCTACGACTGGATGCCCGAGCCCTGCCGCTCGTGCGACGAAAAGGAAAAGGACTTCGGCGGCTGCCGCTGCCAGGCCTTCATGCTCACAGGTGATGCCAGCAACGCCGACCCGGTCTGCGCCAAGTCGGCGGATCACGGCATCATTCTCAAGGCCCGCGAGGAAGCGCAAACCGCTCAACTCGCCATTGAAGAGATGACCTTCCGCAATGAGCGTAACTCTCGTGTCATCGCCCGCGGCTGA